Below is a genomic region from Campylobacter concisus ATCC 51562.
GCTATATAAATTAAGCTTTTGGACCAGCTTTAGCGTATTCAACACCCTCTTTTACATCTTCGTAACGTTTAAAATTTTCAACAAACATTTTAGCTAGCTTATCGCGTGAAGCGTTATACTGAGCTGGATTTGCCCATGTGTTTATAGGATTTAATAGTTTTGTCTCGACACCATCAAGCTCTTTTGGTATAGCAAAGTTAAATTTATCAAAATTTTCAAATTCGCATTTTGTGATGCTGCCATCAAGGATCGCATTTATGCAAGCACGAGTTGCTTTTATGCTCATACGTTTACCAACGCCGTAAGCACCACCGCTCCAGCCTGTATTTACAAGATAGACATTAACGCCGTGCTTATCGATCTTCTCGCCAAGCAGTTTTGCATAGACAGTTGGGTGAAGTGGCATAAATGGCTCGCCAAAGCAAGCACTAAAAGTAGCGACTGGCTCGGTGATACCGCGCTCTGTGCCAGCAACTTTTGCTGTGTAGCCACTTAAGAAATAATACATCGCCTGCTCTTTTGTGAGCTTTGCAACTGGAGGAAGCACGCCAAAAGCGTCAGCGCTTAAAAAGATGATATTTTTTGGATGGCCAGCGCTTGAGCTTGGCTCGTAGTTGTCGATGTGATAGATCGGATAGCTCACGCGTGTGTTTTCAGTCTTTGAGCCGTCTTTATAATCAACCACACCCTTTTCGTCAGCCACGACATTTTCAAGTAGCGCGTCACGCCTGATCGCTGCATAAATTTCTGGCTCGCTGCTTGGATCAAGGTTGATACATTTTGCATAGCAGCCACCCTCAAAGTTAAACACGCCATCATCGTCCCAGCCGTGCTCGTCATCGCCTATTAGTTTGCGTTTTGGATCGGTTGAAAGTGTCGTTTTACCAGTACCAGATAGGCCAAAAAATAGCGCCGTATCGCCCTTCTCACCTACGTTTGCAGAGCAGTGCATACTTAGTTTACCCTCAAGTGGCAACCAGTAGTTCATCATAGAAAAAATGCCCTTTTTCATCTCGCCGCCATACCATGTGCCACCGATCACTGCGACATTTTCCTCGACGTTAAATATGACAAAAACCTCTGAATGTAGCCCGTCAGCCTTGTAGTCTTCATTTTTTGTTTTACAAGCGTTATATACTACAAAATCAGGCTCAAATTTAGCTAGCTCTTCCTTGTTTGGACGGATGAACATATTTTTTACAAAATGTGCTTGC
It encodes:
- the pckA gene encoding phosphoenolpyruvate carboxykinase (ATP); translated protein: MNKLDELGLKEIKKINHNLSYDELFELEKANNEGRVSSNGTFMVDTGIFTGRSPKDKYFVKQDPSQKYIAWGKINQPITKELFDKLLKKAKEQLSGKEIFIQDAFCGASKKSQKSVRFVTEVAWQAHFVKNMFIRPNKEELAKFEPDFVVYNACKTKNEDYKADGLHSEVFVIFNVEENVAVIGGTWYGGEMKKGIFSMMNYWLPLEGKLSMHCSANVGEKGDTALFFGLSGTGKTTLSTDPKRKLIGDDEHGWDDDGVFNFEGGCYAKCINLDPSSEPEIYAAIRRDALLENVVADEKGVVDYKDGSKTENTRVSYPIYHIDNYEPSSSAGHPKNIIFLSADAFGVLPPVAKLTKEQAMYYFLSGYTAKVAGTERGITEPVATFSACFGEPFMPLHPTVYAKLLGEKIDKHGVNVYLVNTGWSGGAYGVGKRMSIKATRACINAILDGSITKCEFENFDKFNFAIPKELDGVETKLLNPINTWANPAQYNASRDKLAKMFVENFKRYEDVKEGVEYAKAGPKA